The nucleotide window TGGATTTGTagattaatttcaatttgaaggTTTTTGATGGTGAGACAAATATTGGTTGGTTGAGTCAATCTAAAACTCTTACAATCGATGAGGATTTCTCCGTAAATATTCCACTTCAACTCcttcaaagatttgaaaatgtGAGAGAGCTCCAACTATCTCAAAGTCAATATAAAGACATTAAGAGCCTATGTGATCTTCCAAATCTTGAAATTCTAGAAGTACATTATTGTTACAGATTGATCAATCTAGTGCCATTCTCAGGTTCTTTCCAAAATCTTAAAGTTTTGAAGGTAAGTTCATGCAATGGATTAATAATGAAGTTAATTACACTTTCAATGGCTAAAAGTTTGACGCAGTTGAGAGAACTTAGCATATCATATTGTGATATGTTGACTGAAATAGTCGATAATGAGGGAGATGCAACAAGTACTGAAATTGTGTTTAATAGTTTGAACAAGTTGTCACTTGAACGTTTAGAAAGTCTCATATGCTTTTGCTCTGGGAATTACTCCTTTAATTTTCCATCTTTGGAAGAGTTAATTATAGAAGATTGCCCTAATTTGGAGATTTTTTGTCGAGGAAGCATATGCACACCAAAGTTAGACAAAGTCATTTACAACTTTGAAGATAGTGTCATTAAGTTTGATTACGCTAAGCATGTGAGACCGGTAGAGATTGAGAATAATGACTTGAATACAATTATACAACAAGAATACAAAAAACAggtatttattgaattaattagtttaaatttgagtaatttttaagaatattatattttcagcgttaattgtaattaattgtgtttttaacAATGTTGACCTTGTAccacataaaaaacaaattgtgTGTATAGTGagcaaattcattttttttctccttggttcctttaaatatatataaaattattataggcTTTCAAGGGaaatattaactttaatttgattgacaTGATTTTCCTTTAGGTTGGCTTCTCTTGGAAAGAATTGACATTAAGTGGAAGGAATATCAAGACAACTTTGCAAGGAGAGTTTCAAGAGAACCTTGACAAAGTAGAAACTCTTCGATTGGTGAAAGATGACCATGCATATATCCAAATTCatattcttgagaaatttatCAATCTTGAAGAACTCATATTGACAGTAAGTTCATATGAAGAGATGTTTTCATGTGAAGAAGGTGAGGAATATGTTGGAGCACTCTCAAAATTAAAAGTTCTACAATTGCAaggactttttaatttaaagtgcaTTTGGAAACAGGACTCTTGGTTCAaatcaattcttcaaaatcttcattcttTAAATGTTAAACATTGTCACAATTTGATGACTCTATTGCcgtcttcatcatcttttaaaaatctaattactTTGAAGGTACAGTATTGTAGTGGCATGCAAAACTTAATGACATCCTCAACAGCCAAAACTCTGGTGTGTTTAAAAAACTTGTCAATAGAAAAATGTGAAATGATGACAGAGGTATTAGCAAATGAGGGAGATACAGagaaagatgaaattatttttaagagaTTGGAGGATTTACGCTTGGTTAATTTAGAAAGTCTCACATGCTTCTATTATGGGAATTACACATTAAATTTTCCATTCCTAAATTCATTAGCTGTGCATGAATGCTCCAAGATGAAGACTTTTTCAAGAGAAGGTGTAAACATGCCAAGGTTACAGCAAGTGAACTGGAGAAATTGTTCAGATGACCTTAATTATGTCACAACACAATTACAAAATGgtatgtattcatttatttaacaatatacTTTTTTTTGTAGACTTTGTTGTTCTCCATTGAGTTAATATTAGTCAATCCTCAATGTTGTTTACTAttgattttgtctttgattaaaattccctaAGTACAAATTGAGAAACTACaatattatagtttatttattgtcaaagttaaaataatttgagtatacatgTTTTTTAAGTATTGAGGTGGTTGTTGAGGAAATTTCTCATCTTCttgtttaattgatatattataattatttgacagaTTGAAAGTAGCATTAATTCATTACAGTTTTGCTTTATGTTTAACTTTATGTATTGTTCTTTATGATTGCAGATTGTTCAAAGTTATGGGAAAAATTCCCATGGTAGCAAAGTCCAAAATCATATGGTAAGTATGTGGTATTAGAAGAGTTGACATTTCTTCTTAAACATATttcaaaagaatatatatataaaatttgcctttaaaatttctattgataataaattataaggtcatatatgatatttgataaaaatttaaagggaTTATTTTATACTTTGTTCGCAGAGTTAGTATCTCGAGTGGTTTTGTGGTTTCAGTTCACACTCAATTCTGAAAGAGCCATAGAGACCTCCCGAGTTCTCTCCCTCCCGCTCTCTGTAACCCAATCGAAATCGTCGACGATCGTCTGCTTAATTGCGAGAAATCCAGGTCATTTTCGTtatcataaattatttgaacGTGTATGTTAatgtttgttaatatttttaattttgcagaTGAGTTTGCCAAGTTTTAGTAAATCTGTTCAGCACAGTCAGCGAAATTGGTGCCAAATGACTTCAATACACTGTGAGCAGATCAGAAGTTGAAATTGATGTCATTTTTTTGGTCTGATTTTAGTTGACAGGTGGATATAATGTGATTTAGGAACTTTCCTTGTGGATCTATATAATGAagctttagattttaaaatgtgATTTGTTGAAATGCTGTTTGAAAATGTCATCTGCTAGGCAGTATTCAATTTAGGTAAGGTCCATCAAGGATTGTAAAGTGCAAATACATAGAATTGAATGGCTCCTGAATATATTTATCTGGTTATACATCTGGTACACACTATATCATGCTTCAATTTGAGCAAGAATAATTTGATAGTGCATTAATGCAGATATAAGCTGTTTATGTCTTTAGTAATCTGCTTTTGAGAttgataattatatcaataCTTAGAAAATGTAGCTGGTGGTTTTATTGGAGTTGATAACGGTAGAATTTTAAGCATGTGTACATTCGGTTTGGGTAGGCAGAAATAATGCCCAACTTGCATGATGAAGTTACATGATTGAAATTCCAGAGCTGGTGAGACTCTCCATTTGATGATTGGAAGGGCTTTGTTTTGAGACTAACTGACTAATATATTGATGAATATGCTAACCTATAAAAGTTGTGTTTCTGTTGGATTTTTAGTCAGTTATGAGCCAAGCAGAGGACAGGCATTCCGGCAAGGACTCAAATGTATGTTTGAAGCCTATCTTTCTGTTGTTCCTTTTTGAagccttttcttttttggttgtttttcattttggtCAGCACTGTTTTGTTGTGCAGAAAGCTAGAAATGGCAATGCATGTCAGATGGTGATCTTATACATTCATGTATAATGAACAGAACTGGTGTCTGACATTGCCCAATATAGCCAAAAAAAGCCACAGAGATTCTTGGTTCAGGACATCACAGGTGCACATTTCTAATACCACAATTTTATATAGTTGTATATTCTACTGCACAGACCAAAGGTTGTTTTCCTTGATCAAAACTAGCCGAGTCTTTTCAAACCCAAATTATTTTCCTACCCATACATTAATTTGCTTTTAGCTTGATGCAAGATGAAATTAGTGAATGctgttttcatttaattttttttcttcattgtgTGTTATCTTAGTTAGATGTCCTACTTATATACTAACTTTTGATTCCGTTTTATTCAATGGATGATTggaagttttttaaaaatagttacaGGCTAGACGAAATTGCTccccgaaaaaaaaaaaaatcatcaggGGAACGCTTGATTTTTCTGCCCAGTGTCTTGGTGTTGGAGACTGAGGAGGTAGGGAAGTTTTAGTTGTAGCTACTGTATTAATTCTACAAGTAATTGAGAAGtacataagtatatatttgtttttctctGTGTTTGGATATGATGATGGAGGTCAGTAAAAGAGAGGAGGCAGGAATTGTTCTGGATGTAGATGTAGATGCTTCTGAGAAAGTATCTTTAACATTTGCGTTCCTTATGATGTTGGTAAGGTCAAATGCATGCATTGTTCTTAACAGTGGTCATTTTAACTGgcaattttaaagatatttctcTTGAATGGAGCTGTGACCATACTTTCTTTGGCTTATTTGTTTCTGCGCAAATGTTTTGAGTTTATGTATCTCAGTTGTTATTTTGGCTTCCCAGGTCCTTTGAGTTTTATATCTGCACTGAAACAATGGTGAGAGATGACATGAGAAGAGGCATCTCTCACTGTCTTAAAGGAGACGGACTACAGGTATTATCAGCTCAAaggtttaaagttttataagaATATGCAATGATGAGTTGACACGTAAAGCAATTTCTTGTTACAGATTGTTATAGATGCAACGATCACAATGAAGTAGACTTGGATATTGATGTTCTTCAGGCAACTTACTACACGGGTGCCCTGTTCTTTGGACTCATGAAGCAACTAACCATGTTTTGTAGACGAGCTGGAAATTACCTATGTTTTGTACACAAGCTGACATTGACGCTAAGTGCAGATCAGAAGTTGAAACTGATGTTGTTTTTGTCACATTCTAGTCAGCATGTGGACACCATGTGATTTCAGGAACTTTCGTTGAGGATCTAAAGGTGTAATTATAAAACTTGATTTACTTAACATGTTTGAAAACGTGATTTTTGAGATTAATTGGTACTGCAAGGATCGTGAAGGAAAATACATTGTTTTGCTTctcaatatttttatctatatagAAACCAggtttgattgtttgttttaaatgaaattcttAGTCTTAAACATGTTAGATTACTTATATTTGATGAGATTAATTAAGTCTTTAAAAGTGCATTGAACCAACAGtttaaattgtaatattaattgTGCAAGTTTAATTTTACAGTGTATAGATAAGTTGTGTTTTGTTGGATTTTTAGTGAGTTATGAGCCAAGTAGAGGAAAGGTGTTCTGATAGAGAATCGATACATGTTTAATGCCTTACTTTGTAATTTAAAACCTGATTGGGAAGTTATTTAGAACTACAGTgaacatttataattatttagaaCCAAAGTGAGCATTTGTAATTTGAATATGgaaaaaaacatttcatgacTCTCATTCTGATTTAATGGTCGATGATCTTCATCGCCTCTTCATGAATGTTCACTCGGATATTTATAATGAGTAATACTACATGTACAGTTATTGGTTGCAGCCTCCATGCCAGGGTAGTTGAAGTGGGGTTTTGAAGGTGAGAATGTGAGAGAGGTAGAGATCGGGGATAATGACTTGaatacaactatacaacaaGAATACAAAAAACAGGCATTTATcgaattaattagtttaaatttgagcaatttttaagaatattatatttttagtgttaattataattaattctgTTTTTAACAATATTGACCTTGAACTGCATAAAAGAATTTGTCTATGGTGAGCATTATTGTTGAACTAGTGGCCACCACATACTTTCGCACCTCTCTTCACTACTAGGATACAACTAGCttcctctatatttttctaagaaatttctaacaaccatcaaattctttttttttctttttatccttGGTtcctgttaaaattattataggtTTTGAAGGGAAATATTgactttaatttattgatatgatttttctttgatttggcTCCATTTAGAAGGAATTGtcagaaggagaagaagaggacTAGAACCTGATGACAAgcatggaagatgaagaagaaagcagCACTGGATGTCCTCCGGGGAAGAAGCTCCGTCTCTCCAAAGAATAATCTCGTCTTCTCAAAGGAAGTTTCAGGCAAAACCATACCCCGTTATAACTTcaccctttctctcttttttctttctttctttaactcaaactcaattttgtcTCTGTTTTCTTCACAGGTAATAGGGGAAAAGTTTCCTTCAATGGTCACCGGTTGAATTGTCTGTTCCCCAGAAAACATTAGCTTATATAAGCCAAGAAGATCTGCATATTGCTGTGATGACTGAGGGAAACACTTGAATTTGCTGCCCAATGTCTTTGTGTTGGAAACCGAGGAAGTAGGCTTccttaagtttaattcaatgaAGTTTTAATCATAGCCACCTAATCAATTCTCATGAGTAGTTGATAGGTACAGAGCTATTTTTGTTTCTGCTTGTGCAGATATGATGATGGAAGTCAGTAAAAGAGAGGAGACAGGCACTGTTCTGGATCCAGATGTAGATACTTACATGAAGGTGTCTTCAACATACTTATCTTGTTTATATCAGATGTATTGTTCTATATGCAGTTGCTACATGTATGAAATATTCATGACATGGACATGCGTTACTACCTCATTGGGTACAGTCCTGAGGTCGAGAGGTAAGTTTTAATTACAATGGCTGTGTTTACAAGTACATTGTATCCTTTCATACATAAATACCTTTctatttaatttcatcttatttatcAATTCGTTATGCTGCAACAACTGTTTTTTGATCAATCAGTGC belongs to Mangifera indica cultivar Alphonso chromosome 2, CATAS_Mindica_2.1, whole genome shotgun sequence and includes:
- the LOC123208966 gene encoding uncharacterized protein LOC123208966 isoform X1, with protein sequence MSLCWKPRKAIFVSACADMMMEVSKREETGTVLDPDVDTYMKVSSTYLSCLYQMYCSICSCYMYEIFMTWTCVTTSLGTVLRSRGRIEQRLLRFLSRTLRFLHLSMKIFSRRLLSSSLLITLELKKLIEANPLFCDKLIHSQPSKVHV